In a genomic window of Musa acuminata AAA Group cultivar baxijiao unplaced genomic scaffold, Cavendish_Baxijiao_AAA HiC_scaffold_42, whole genome shotgun sequence:
- the LOC135653870 gene encoding peroxidase 3-like has translation MRNVSVRCILICVVLSSLSCVRSDIELGFYDNSCPTAEKMIFDYVKQHVPNAPSLAAALLRMHFHDCFVRGCDASVLINSTRKHQAEKSALPNQSLRGFDFLDRVKSLVEAECPGVVSCADIIALVARDSVVAIGGPYWNVPTGRRDGLISRSSEASKELPAPTFDFTALRSSFSSKGLNLKDLVVLSGAHTIGVSHCRSFSNRLYNFTGKGDEVPSLDSFYAADLRKNKCKTPKDTTTIVEMDPGSFRTFDLGYYKHLLQRRGLFRSDAALATDAATKSAIIKLVNSPLEVFFKEFGLSMEKMGRIEVKTGSAGEIRKDCAVINV, from the exons ATGAGGAACGTGAGCGTCAGGTGCATTCTGATATGTGTTGTGTTGAGCTCACTGAGCTGTGTGAGGTCGGATATTGAGTTGGGTTTCTATGACAATAGCTGCCCGACCGCGGAGAAGATGATATTTGACTACGTAAAGCAGCACGTACCCAATGCACCTTCTCTTGCTGCTGCTCTTCTCAGGATGCACTTCCACGACTGCTTTGTGAGG GGTTGCGATGCTTCTGTGCTGATAAACTCCACCAGAAAGCACCAAGCAGAGAAATCGGCACTGCCGAACCAAAGCCTCCGTGGCTTCGATTTCCTGGACAGAGTGAAGAGCTTGGTGGAAGCTGAATGCCCAGGGGTTGTTTCCTGTGCAGATATCATTGCCTTGGTTGCAAGGGATTCAGTCGTAGCCATA GGAGGCCCGTATTGGAATGTTCCAACAGGACGTAGAGATGGTCTGATCTCGAGGTCGTCGGAGGCATCCAAGGAGCTCCCTGCACCAACATTCGACTTCACTGCTCTTCGATCATCTTTTTCTAGCAAAGGATTAAATCTGAAAGATTTAGTAGTACTGTCAG GAGCTCATACTATCGGAGTCTCTCACTGCCGATCGTTCAGTAATCGGCTGTACAATTTCACCGGTAAAGGCGACGAAGTTCCCTCCCTAGACAGCTTCTACGCAGCCGACCTGAGGAAGAACAAGTGCAAAACTCCAAAGGACACGACGACGATTGTGGAAATGGATCCGGGTAGCTTCAGAACCTTCGATCTGGGATACTACAAACACCTGCTCCAGAGACGAGGTCTCTTCCGGTCTGATGCAGCTCTGGCCACTGATGCTGCCACCAAGTCGGCGATCATTAAGCTTGTGAACAGTCCCCTGGAAGTCTTCTTCAAAGAATTTGGCTTGTCTATGGAGAAGATGGGCAGGATTGAGGTAAAGACGGGATCTGCAGGCGAAATCAGGAAGGACTGTGCTGTCATCAATGTTTAG
- the LOC135653873 gene encoding uncharacterized protein LOC135653873 isoform X1, whose amino-acid sequence MGSLGAMPVAEVKKVPAAGTQEEEEAVGGEVAAVLDFDMLCATVALQTQGMSVGRSRRIEAVAEEGDEDEGMDFGGVQRMWEGDVTDCFDDRRIAIEAACCPCYRFGMNVRRANLGSCFLQATAHSIFIVAALFSFIAFGITNRHCFLYMAIASTISSGLYLGHFRTRLKKRFNIRGSHSLLDCINHLICPCCTLCQVESRTLEMNNVQNGVWHGRGDTICLATGGEGSKAFTALHKPPLFATRIPDLCSMERASNGSEHSWNADTSHSKSLVLSDQLGQHN is encoded by the exons ATGGGTTCCTTGGGGGCGATGCCGGTGGCGGAGGTGAAGAAGGTACCGGCGGCGGGgacgcaggaggaggaggaggccgtcGGTGGAGAGGTGGCTGCGGTGCTGGACTTCGACATGCTGTGCGCCACCGTGGCGCTGCAGACGCAGGGGATGTCCGTGGGAAGGAGCCGCCGGATAGAGGCGGTGGCGGAGGAGGGGGACGAAGACGAGGGGATGGACTTCGGTGGCGTGCAGCGGATGTGGGAAGGCGACGTCACGGATTGCTTCGATGACCGGCGCATCGCCATTGAAGCCGCATG TTGCCCATGCTATAGATTTGGGATGAACGTGCGAAGGGCCAACCTAGGGTCTTGCTTTCTTCAG GCAACAGCGCATTCTATCTTTATAGTTGCTGCCTTGTTCAGTTTCATTGCCTTTGGTATTACGAACCGGCATTGCTTCTTGTACATGGCAATTGCTTCTACCATCTCATCCGGGTTGTATTTGGGTCATTTTCGTACTAGATTAAAGAAGCGATTTAATATAAGA GGAAGTCACAGTCTCCTGGATTGTATTAATCATCTCATTTGCCCTTGTTGCACATTATGCCAGGTC GAATCGCGGACGTTGGAAATGAACAATGTCCAGAATGGCGTATGGCACGGTCGGGGTGACACAATATGCCTAGCTACTGGTGGTGAAGGAAGCAAGGCCTTCACAGCTCTCCACAAGCCTCCTTTGTTTGCAACCAGAATTCCAGATCTTTGTAGCATGGAAAGAGCATCAAATGGTAGTGAGCACTCATGGAATGCAGACACGAGCCATTCCAAGTCTCTGGTCCTATCAGATCAATTAGGACAGCATAATTGA
- the LOC103970589 gene encoding peroxidase 1: MRSSMALSNSFLLLLLGFLCCSSTEAHVEFGFYNDTCPHAEAIVLHEMTRIIADDPTLAGSLLRMQFQDCFVRGCDASILLDSLNNNVAEKDAIPNKSLRGFDVIDRVKAKLEEACPGIVSCADIIAMAARDSVYLANGPYFPIQTGRRDGNKSEASDLMANLPPPTANITELKAFFLQKNLTVKDLVVLSGAHTIGFSHCSSFSQRLYNFSGKGDTDPSLDMEYAEKLKRKCKPHDHDDMRTLVKMDPNSPRRFDLCYYRLVSEGKGLFASDEALLHDPETRAYVERQAMASSAEEFFKDFGSSMVIMGKIGVLTHQKGEIRKKCAYVN, from the exons ATGAGGTCTTCCATGGCTCTGTCCAATTCCTTTCTGCTCTTGCTCCTTGGTTTCCTTTGTTGTAGCTCGACAGAAGCCCACGTCGAGTTTGGATTCTACAACGATACATGTCCCCATGCAGAGGCTATAGTTCTTCACGAAATGACAAGGATTATAGCTGACGACCCAACACTTGCAGGCTCGTTGTTGCGGATGCAATTCCAAGATTGTTTTGTTAGA GGATGTGATGCTTCCATCTTGTTGGATTCTTTGAACAACAACGTGGCTGAGAAGGATGCCATCCCCAACAAAAGCCTTCGGGGTTTCGACGTGATCGATCGGGTCAAGGCTAAGCTGGAGGAAGCTTGTCCGGGGATCGTCTCCTGCGCTGACATCATAGCCATGGCAGCTCGTGATTCGGTTTACTTG GCAAATGGACCATATTTTCCGATTCAAACTGGCCGAAGAGATGGAAACAAATCAGAAGCTTCTGACCTCATGGCTAATCTGCCACCACCGACTGCCAACATCACCGAGCTCAAAGCTTTCTTCCTCCAGAAAAACCTAACCGTCAAAGACCTTGTTGTTCTATCAG GTGCACACACCATCGGTTTCTCCCATTGCTCATCCTTCTCGCAGCGACTGTATAACTTCAGTGGGAAGGGTGACACGGACCCATCACTGGACATGGAGTACGCAGAAAAGTTGAAGAGGAAATGCAAGCCCCATGATCATGATGACATGAGGACCCTGGTGAAGATGGATCCCAACAGCCCCAGAAGATTTGACTTGTGCTACTACAGGCTCGTCTCCGAGGGGAAAGGCCTCTTCGCATCCGATGAGGCTCTCCTCCACGACCCCGAGACGAGAGCGTACGTCGAGCGCCAGGCCATGGCATCGTCGGCAGAGGAGTTCTTCAAGGATTTTGGGAGCTCGATGGTTATCATGGGAAAGATCGGAGTGCTCACACACCAGAAAGGCGAGATCAGAAAGAAGTGCGCTTACGTCAACTAA
- the LOC135653887 gene encoding NDR1/HIN1-like protein 2, with the protein MHFCSSSPVASFAAHDELAMPYTDRFYCWLLQVFVLSGLVVFFIWLSLRISDPSYTIVEVTILQPNNGTADSTVFFGIEIANRNRGCGVYYSDMNVSLYVMDASVGSTTIQPFYQGHGKTAQVRGGASCGRWVSDAISSGAAQLRFELMAAVKYKMWFWRSRLHRMSMQGSVHVGKDGKLSRTSKRVRMRPSQKKRRSRLKPRK; encoded by the coding sequence ATGCACTTCTGCTCCTCTTCTCCCGTAGCATCGTTCGCAGCCCATGATGAGCTCGCCATGCCGTACACGGACAGGTTCTATTGTTGGCTGCTCCAAGTCTTCGTCCTCTCCGGCCTCGTCGTCTTCTTCATATGGCTGAGCCTCCGCATCTCCGACCCCTCCTACACCATCGTCGAGGTCACCATCCTGCAACCAAACAACGGCACCGCCGACTCCACCGTCTTCTTCGGCATCGAAATCGCCAACAGGAACAGAGGCTGCGGGGTTTATTACAGCGACATGAACGTGTCGCTGTACGTGATGGATGCGAGCGTGGGGTCAACGACGATACAGCCTTTCTACCAGGGCCACGGGAAGACTGCCCAGGTGAGGGGAGGGGCGAGCTGCGGCCGGTGGGTCAGCGACGCCATCAGCAGCGGAGCGGCGCAGCTGAGATTTGAGCTGATGGCGGCGGTGAAGTACAAGATGTGGTTTTGGAGAAGCAGACTGCACCGGATGAGCATGCAGGGAAGCGTCCACGTAGGGAAGGATGGGAAGCTCTCGAGAACGAGCAAAAGGGTGAGAATGCGCCCTTCTCAGAAGAAACGGAGGTCGCGGCTCAAGCCTCGGAAGTAG
- the LOC135653899 gene encoding BTB/POZ domain-containing protein At3g22104-like has product MTCDLEVDVNGEEIFLVDKEVLSSFCGRVRKLIDQTSIASATKPLKVAFTDLPGGAEAFELMTRLCYNNVATRMTSRTTCLLHSVAHFMEMTDGGVSSSVNLLKLIQKSLEGIPYWSWSEIVRALRQCQDLFPVASTSGLMDRILESLAGRITAASDVSPAVSSPESSAFRFSFDTRSTMSTKNCNHRAWWFEDLVVLNPAMIEKIVKSMVLHKVDQVLISRFLAHYLKSAASNASSSDKKEAAETIINLLHSLDASCVSCKGLFGVLRISSSLKISKCCQSKLESMIGNKFDQATLDNLLVPAPSGTKSLYDVNLILRFLKSFLRIEGRKSITQLKQAGSLMDSYLAEVAPDSSLKPLKFVALATALPDEARDSHDAIYGAIDMYLEVHTQLSGEEKMKMFCAINYEKLSSESCKHLASNRKFPSRTAIRALISQQSKLRSLLKEVNQLKKHSGALPKANPSKENRFSDDEQIILYAKKVDLSTENEKLKSQLQGMQWKVMELERICRKMQAQMARATKKNRTVSPSNARSLPRLCS; this is encoded by the exons ATGACTTGCGATCTTGAAGTGGACGTCAATGGGGAAGAGATCTTCCTGGTTGATAAG GAAGTCCTCTCATCCTTCTGCGGAAGAGTGAGGAAGTTGATCGATCAAACATCCATCGCTTCAGCCACAAAACCCCTCAAAGTGGCATTCACGGACTTGCCTGGAGGAGCAGAGGCATTTGAGTTGATGACAAGGTTATGCTACAACAATGTCGCGACTCGGATGACTTCCCGCACCACCTGCCTTCTGCACTCTGTCGCTCACTTCATGGAAATGACTGATGGCGGCGTTTCTTCCTCGGTGAACCTGTTGAAGCTGATCCAGAAGTCTCTCGAGGGGATCCCTTACTGGTCATGGTCTGAGATCGTACGCGCCCTGAGACAATGCCAAGATTTGTTTCCGGTGGCGAGCACCTCGGGGTTGATGGATAGAATTCTGGAATCCCTGGCTGGTAGAATCACAGCAGCCAGCGATGTTAGTCCGGCAGTCTCCTCTCCTGAGAGCTCTGCGTTCCGGTTCTCGTTCGACACGAGAAGCACGATGAGCACCAAAAATTGCAATCACCGAGCTTGGTGGTTCGAAGATCTTGTGGTGCTGAACCCCGCCATGATCGAAAAGATCGTCAAGAGCATGGTTCTTCACAAAGTAGATCAAGTTTTGATCAGTAGGTTCCTTGCTCATTACCTGAAGAGTGCAGCGTCCAACGCCTCCTCGTCCGACAAGAAAGAGGCCGCTGAAACCATCATCAACCTGCTCCATTCTCTTGATGCAAGCTGTGTGTCCTGCAAGGGTTTGTTTGGTGTTCTTCGAATCTCCTCGTCCTTGAAGATCAGCAAGTGTTGCCAGAGCAAACTGGAGAGTATGATAGGCAACAAGTTCGATCAAGCGACGTTAGATAATTTACTGGTTCCAGCTCCTTCAGGGACGAAGAGCCTCTATGATGTGAATCTAATCTTAAGGTTCTTGAAGTCCTTCCTCAGAATCGAGGGTCGTAAATCCATAACCCAGTTGAAGCAGGCAGGGAGCTTGATGGACTCGTACTTGGCGGAAGTTGCCCCAGATTCCTCTTTGAAGCCTTTAAAGTTCGTGGCACTCGCCACAGCTCTGCCCGACGAAGCAAGAGACTCCCATGATGCGATTTACGGTGCCATCGACATGTATCTCGAG GTTCATACTCAATTATCGGGCGAGGAGAAGATGAAGATGTTTTGTGCAATAAACTACGAGAAGCTGTCGTCAGAATCCTGCAAACACCTTGCGAGCAACAGGAAGTTCCCCTCAAGAACGGCCATCCGAGCTCTCATTTCTCAGCAATCGAAGCTCAGGAGTCTGCTCAAGGAGGTCAACCAATTGAAGAAGCACAGCGGTGCTCTGCCTAAGGCAAATCCGAGCAAGGAGAATAGATTCAGTGATGATGAGCAGATCATTCTTTACGCGAAGAAGGTGGACTTGTCGACGGAGAACGAGAAGCTCAAGTCCCAGCTGCAAGGAATGCAGTGGAAGGTGATGGAATTGGAAAGGATCTGCAGGAAGATGCAAGCACAAATGGCAAGGGCCACGAAGAAGAACAGAACGGTGAGTCCAAGCAATGCCAGATCGCTGCCCAGGCTGTGCTCATGA
- the LOC135653873 gene encoding uncharacterized protein LOC135653873 isoform X2, which translates to MGSLGAMPVAEVKKVPAAGTQEEEEAVGGEVAAVLDFDMLCATVALQTQGMSVGRSRRIEAVAEEGDEDEGMDFGGVQRMWEGDVTDCFDDRRIAIEAACCPCYRFGMNVRRANLGSCFLQATAHSIFIVAALFSFIAFGITNRHCFLYMAIASTISSGLYLGHFRTRLKKRFNIRGSHSLLDCINHLICPCCTLCQESRTLEMNNVQNGVWHGRGDTICLATGGEGSKAFTALHKPPLFATRIPDLCSMERASNGSEHSWNADTSHSKSLVLSDQLGQHN; encoded by the exons ATGGGTTCCTTGGGGGCGATGCCGGTGGCGGAGGTGAAGAAGGTACCGGCGGCGGGgacgcaggaggaggaggaggccgtcGGTGGAGAGGTGGCTGCGGTGCTGGACTTCGACATGCTGTGCGCCACCGTGGCGCTGCAGACGCAGGGGATGTCCGTGGGAAGGAGCCGCCGGATAGAGGCGGTGGCGGAGGAGGGGGACGAAGACGAGGGGATGGACTTCGGTGGCGTGCAGCGGATGTGGGAAGGCGACGTCACGGATTGCTTCGATGACCGGCGCATCGCCATTGAAGCCGCATG TTGCCCATGCTATAGATTTGGGATGAACGTGCGAAGGGCCAACCTAGGGTCTTGCTTTCTTCAG GCAACAGCGCATTCTATCTTTATAGTTGCTGCCTTGTTCAGTTTCATTGCCTTTGGTATTACGAACCGGCATTGCTTCTTGTACATGGCAATTGCTTCTACCATCTCATCCGGGTTGTATTTGGGTCATTTTCGTACTAGATTAAAGAAGCGATTTAATATAAGA GGAAGTCACAGTCTCCTGGATTGTATTAATCATCTCATTTGCCCTTGTTGCACATTATGCCAG GAATCGCGGACGTTGGAAATGAACAATGTCCAGAATGGCGTATGGCACGGTCGGGGTGACACAATATGCCTAGCTACTGGTGGTGAAGGAAGCAAGGCCTTCACAGCTCTCCACAAGCCTCCTTTGTTTGCAACCAGAATTCCAGATCTTTGTAGCATGGAAAGAGCATCAAATGGTAGTGAGCACTCATGGAATGCAGACACGAGCCATTCCAAGTCTCTGGTCCTATCAGATCAATTAGGACAGCATAATTGA
- the LOC135653879 gene encoding G-type lectin S-receptor-like serine/threonine-protein kinase At2g19130, producing the protein MALLRAACLSPLPLSLLFLLLPFFALHHAPLSSAADTISANNSLSGSQTITSASGTFVLGFFKPGNSSGNYYVGIWYSISNVTRVWVANRENPVADPSMSELRISDDGNLVLLDQSEAIIWTTNTSVSSNSTVAVILDSGNLQLRDASNESHVFWQSFDHPTDTWLPGGKLGLNKVTNQTQHLTAWKNSADPAPGIFSLELDPNGTSQYFTLWNMTTRYWTSGIWNDKIFSNVPEMTSNYIYDFQYVSDEKENYFTYTVNDDKIITRFVMDVSGQIKQSTWLFSTQSWLYFWSQPRQQCQVYALCGAFGRCNEIITPFCNCVTGFSPKSQSDWNLGDQSGGCVRDTPLACQSSSPNSEKDKFLKMTNMRLPVNSQNLSGVGSEEACEVGCLSDCSCTAYSYNSSGCSVWYGDLMDLQEQFNGSDASILYLRLAASELPSSSSSKGTITWIAVGVTVAVLACVAIVWFITWRRRSRRMTRVSRAVGGALVPFRYGELQHATKNFSHKLGEGGFGSVFKGWLPDSTVIAVKKLEGLRQGEKQFRTEVSTIGTIQHVNLVRLLGFCSEGDKKLLVYEFMPKGSLDTLLFEPTPTALDWKTRYQIAVGTARGLAYLHEQCRDCIIHCDIKPENILLDESFVPKVADFGLAKLVGRDFSRVLTTMRGTRGYLAPEWIAGVAITAKADVYSYGMMLLEIISGRRNLTGPEEGSHGFFPALVAGKLVDGEVESLLDYGLGGEAESEEVERACRLACWCIQNDELSRPTMGQVVQVLEGFLEVNVPPIPRSLQLLADETPDHNINFYFDSQTRSATSNSSQVKSTTSNSSGA; encoded by the coding sequence ATGGCTCTTCTAAGAGCTGCGTGCCTCTCCCCCCTTCCCCTATCTCTTCTGTTCCTCCTCCTTCCCTTCTTTGCACTCCACCACGCCCCTCTCTCCTCTGCGGCTGACACCATCTCTGCCAACAATTCTCTATCGGGGAGCCAAACCATCACATCCGCAAGTGGCACCTTTGTGCTGGGCTTCTTCAAGCCAGGTAACTCCTCCGGTAACTATTATGTCGGCATCTGGTACAGCATCTCCAATGTCACCCGGGTTTGGGTAGCCAACAGAGAAAACCCAGTTGCAGATCCAAGCATGTCAGAGCTCAGAATCTCCGATGATGGCAACCTGGTCCTCCTCGATCAGTCCGAAGCCATCATATGGACCACTAATACCAGCGTATCCTCCAACTCCACCGTTGCTGTGATCCTTGATTCTGGTAATCTCCAGCTGAGAGATGCGTCCAATGAATCCCACGTCTTCTGGCAGAGCTTTGATCACCCCACAGACACTTGGTTGCCTGGAGGCAAACTTGGGTTGAACAAGGTGACCAACCAAACCCAACACCTCACGGCCTGGAAGAACTCTGCTGACCCTGCTCCAGGAATTTTCTCACTCGAGCTAGATCCAAATGGAACCAGCCAGTACTTCACGTTATGGAACATGACCACAAGGTACTGGACAAGTGGGATTTGGAATGATAAGATCTTTAGCAATGTTCCTGAGATGACATCGAACTATATTTATGACTTCCAATATGTCTCCGATGAAAAGGAGAACTACTTCACATACACCGTCAATGATGACAAAATCATAACCAGATTTGTCATGGATGTATCCGGCCAGATCAAGCAGTCTACATGGTTGTTCAGTACACAATCGTGGCTATACTTCTGGTCTCAGCCGAGACAGCAATGCCAGGTGTATGCTCTATGTGGAGCTTTCGGCCGCTGCAACGAGATCATCACGCCTTTCTGCAACTGCGTCACAGGTTTCAGTCCCAAGTCTCAAAGCGATTGGAATTTGGGTGATCAAAGCGGGGGGTGTGTGAGGGACACTCCACTGGCATGTCAAAGCAGCTCACCCAATTCAGAGAAAGATAAGTTCCTTAAGATGACAAACATGAGGTTACCTGTGAACTCGCAGAATCTGTCCGGCGTCGGGAGTGAAGAAGCTTGTGAGGTGGGTTGCTTGAGCGACTGTTCTTGCACTGCTTATTCCTACAATAGCAGTGGCTGCTCCGTGTGGTACGGGGATTTGATGGATCTGCAAGAACAATTCAACGGGTCAGATGCAAGCATCCTTTACCTTCGTTTGGCTGCGTCAGAGTTGCCGAGTTCCAGCAGCAGTAAAGGAACCATAACCTGGATCGCTGTTGGCGTCACGGTGGCCGTTTTAGCTTGTGTGGCCATCGTATGGTTCATAACATGGAGGCGCCGAAGCAGACGAATGACCCGCGTATCAAGGGCCGTGGGGGGTGCGCTGGTGCCCTTTAGGTACGGTGAGCTGCAGCATGCCACGAAGAACTTCTCACACAAGCTTGGTGAAGGAGGTTTCGGGTCGGTGTTTAAAGGGTGGCTACCTGACTCGACCGTCATCGCCGTGAAGAAGCTCGAAGGCCTTCGACAGGGAGAGAAGCAGTTCCGAACGGAGGTCAGCACCATCGGCACAATCCAGCATGTAAACCTGGTTCGTCTCCTTGGTTTTTGCTCCGAAGGAGACAAGAAGCTGCTGGTTTACGAGTTCATGCCAAAAGGCTCCTTAGACACTCTGCTCTTCGAGCCCACTCCAACGGCTTTGGATTGGAAGACAAGATACCAAATTGCCGTCGGAACCGCGAGAGGATTAGCTTACCTCCATGAGCAATGCAGAGACTGCATCATACATTGTGACATAAAGCCAGAGAACATATTGTTGGACGAATCGTTCGTCCCCAAAGTGGCCGACTTCGGTTTAGCGAAGCTTGTGGGACGAGACTTCAGCCGAGTTCTGACTACTATGAGAGGAACGAGAGGCTATCTTGCGCCCGAATGGATCGCCGGAGTAGCGATCACGGCCAAAGCAGACGTTTATAGCTATGGAATGATGCTGTTAGAAATTATATCAGGCAGGAGGAACTTGACGGGACCTGAGGAAGGAAGTCATGGTTTCTTCCCTGCATTGGTGGCCGGAAAACTTGTCGACGGGGAAGTTGAAAGCTTGCTAGATTACGGGTTGGGTGGCGAAGCCGAGTCGGAGGAGGTCGAAAGAGCTTGCAGACTTGCTTGTTGGTGCATTCAGAATGACGAGCTATCCAGGCCAACAATGGGGCAGGTCGTTCAAGTTCTGGAGGGATTCCTGGAAGTTAACGTGCCTCCTATTCCAAGATCACTTCAACTTCTTGCAGACGAAACGCCGGATCACAACATCAATTTCTACTTCGACTCCCAGACCAGGAGTGCCACATCCAATAGCTCCCAGGTCAAAAGCACTACCTCAAACAGTTCTGGTGCGTGA